The nucleotide sequence TACAAGAACTTCGAGATCGAAGAGGAATACCACCCGGACTGGGACCGCTTTGATGTTTGGCGCTATGTGTCAAAGGTCGATGAACCCGTCGTGCGTGCTTATTCGATGGCCAACTACCCGGGCGAAAAGGGCATCATCATGCTGAACATCCGGGTCGCGACGCCGCCGCCACGTGGCCCCGAAGGCATCCCGCCGGGCAAGATGAGCAGCTTCATCTTTGGCCGGAAGCCGGGCGACAAGGTCACCATCAGCGGTCCCTACGGTGAGTTCTTTATCAAAGACACCGACGCCGAGATGGTTTACATCGGTGGTGGTGCAGGCATGGCTCCGCTGCGAAGCCATATCTTTGAACTGTTCAAAAACCGGAAGACCGACCGTAAGGTGTCGTACTGGTACGGCGGTCGCAGCTTGCGTGAACTGTTCTACATCGATCACTTCCGTGAAATCGAAAAGGACTTCCCGAACTTCCAATTCAACATCGCACTTTCCGAGCCGATGCCGGAAGATAACTGGACGGGCTACGTCGGTTTCATTCACCAGGTGTTGTTGGAAAATTACCTGTCCAAACACCCGGCTCCCGAAGACATCGAATACTACATTTGTGGACCGCCGATGATGAACCAAGCGGTCTTTAAGATGTTGGATGATTTGGGCGTCGAACCGGAAAACATCGCCTACGACGACTTCGGTGGTTGATCTTTCATGAACGCATTCATGCACGTCGCAACGCGGTCGCACTTTCGGGTGGCCGCGTTGTTTCTTTTAGTCTCACTGGGCATCGGTCAATCGCGAGCCCGCGGTCAGCAAGACCTGGTCAGCTTTGCGGGCCAGACGATGGGGACGACTTATTCGATCAAGATCGCACCGCCCCATGATTCGCTGCCGGACGATCTTCGCTTTCAGGTCGATGCCGAATTGCGAACCGTCAACGACCAGATGTCGACCTATTTGAAGTCGTCAGAGATCTCGCAGTTCAATGCATCGGATTCGACCGACTGGTTCGACGTCAGCGATGCGACCGCCCTGGTGGTGAAGCGAGCGTTGGAGATTTCGGAACTGACCGATGGCGGCTTCGACGTCACCGTGGGACCACTGGTGGACGCGTGGAGCTTTGGGCCCGCACCGCGTTCCAATCAAATCCCCGACGATGCATCCTTGGAACGCTTGAAAGCGGCGACCGGGTATTCGCATCTGCATGTCCGATTACATCCACCGGCGTTACGCAAAGACATTCCCGATCTGCGCATCGATCTGTCGGCGATAGCGAAAGGCCATGGCGTCGACCGCATCGTCGAATTGCTGCGGTCCACCGGTGCGGAAAACGTCTTCGTTGAAATTGGC is from Crateriforma conspicua and encodes:
- the nqrF gene encoding NADH:ubiquinone reductase (Na(+)-transporting) subunit F, producing the protein MTTVVFGVVMFTFVVVALVVVILLAKSQLVASGPVKITVNNQKEIEVPAGGKLLGALADAGIFVSSACGGGGTCAQCKVKVTEGGGDILPTEKGHISNREAKEGDRLSCQVAVKQDMQVEVPAEAFETKKWECTVRSNHNVATFIKEFVLELPEGEEVDFKAGGYIQIECPPHVQEYKNFEIEEEYHPDWDRFDVWRYVSKVDEPVVRAYSMANYPGEKGIIMLNIRVATPPPRGPEGIPPGKMSSFIFGRKPGDKVTISGPYGEFFIKDTDAEMVYIGGGAGMAPLRSHIFELFKNRKTDRKVSYWYGGRSLRELFYIDHFREIEKDFPNFQFNIALSEPMPEDNWTGYVGFIHQVLLENYLSKHPAPEDIEYYICGPPMMNQAVFKMLDDLGVEPENIAYDDFGG